The following coding sequences are from one Nymphalis io chromosome 17, ilAglIoxx1.1, whole genome shotgun sequence window:
- the LOC126775173 gene encoding minor histocompatibility antigen H13 → MAESVTELPINIEESVRETVQNVTDKPTSSIEGVAIAYLSLVIMAILPIFFGAFRSVKYLKEQKESGERPETMSNKDALMFPLIASCALFALYIFFQFFSKEYINLLLTGYFFFLGVLALSHLLSPIISLIVPASVPNLPYHILFTRGERDARSDIVNYKFTSYDVICLVISLCLGAWYLLKKHWIANNLFGIAFAINGVELLHLNNVVTGCILLCGLFLYDIFWVFGTNVMVTVAKSFEAPIKLVFPQDLLVNGLNASNFAMLGLGDIVVPGIFIALLLRFDKSLKRGSEFYFRATFSAYILGLLATILVMHIFKHAQPALLYLVPACLGTPLTLALLRGDINALFNYEDQPAIVESPVDSSKTKKSD, encoded by the exons atggcaGAATCAGTAACTGAACTTCCTATAAATATTGAAGAAAGTGTGCGAGAAACTGTACAAAATGTTACTGATAAGCCTACATCGAGTATTGAAGGAGTCGCGATTGCCTACTTAAGTTTAGTGATAATGGCTATTTTACCCATATTCTTTGGTGCCTTCCGTTCtgtgaaatatttaaaggaaCAGAAA gAATCTGGGGAGAGGCCGGAAACTATGTCAAACAAGGATGCCCTGATGTTCCCGCTGATTGCATCCTGCGCTCTGTTTGCTctctatatttttttccaattctTCTCTAAGGAGTACATCAATCTTCTTCTTACTGGATATTTCTTCTTTCTTGGTGTTCTGGCACTGAGCCATCTCTTAAG CCCAATAATATCGTTGATTGTGCCAGCATCAGTTCCCAACTTACCGTACCACATCTTATTCACGCGTGGGGAACGTGACGCCCGCTCAGACATTGTCAACTACAAGTTTACCTCGTACGACGTCATCTGTCTTGTTATATCTCTGTGTCTCGGAGCTTGGTATCTTCTCAAGAAG CACTGGATCGCCAACAACCTGTTCGGTATCGCGTTTGCCATCAACGGTGTGGAGCTGCTGCACCTCAACAACGTAGTGACGGGATGCATCCTGCTCTGTGGACTCTTCCTTTACGACATATTCTGGGTCTTCGGCACTAACGTCATGGTCACCGTTGCTAAGTCATTTGAAGCGCCTATTAAAT TGGTGTTCCCTCAAGACTTGCTGGTAAATGGTCTCAATGCTAGTAACTTTGCTATGCTTGGACTTGGAGACATTGTAGTACCTGGCATCTTCATTGCTCTCCTGCTAAGATTCGACAAAAGTTTGAAACGTGGTTCAGAGTTCTACTTCAGAGCCACCTTCTCTGCTTACATCCTGGGACTGCTGGCCACCATCCTTGTGATGCACATATTCAAACATGCGCAACCCGCTCTGTTGTACCTGGTGCCCGCTTGTCTTGGAACACCTTTGACTCTTGCTCTACTTCGAGGAGACATAAATGCCTTATTTAA CTATGAAGATCAACCAGCGATTGTTGAATCCCCCGTTGACAGCAGTAAAACAAAGAAATCAGACTAG
- the LOC126775175 gene encoding RNA 3'-terminal phosphate cyclase has translation MSRTLDIDGSVLEGGGQILRISISLSAILGIPVRVTNIRAGRSKPGLAAQHLKGIQLVATMCQAKMKGANIGSTEIEFTPGKLRGGHYLADTQTAGSISLLLQVALPCALFADSGVTLDLRGGTNADMAPQIDYMERVFRNILKRFNADFNMNILRRGYFPKGGGHVRVKINPVRNISGVCLTERGHILEITGTSFVAGTLPIKLAYLMADGAKRELTSEHNVNIHSYKEDRHMAPDNCNGIILSCSSSSGCALGAAALGRRGTDAADVGRAAAHALRTTLRTGACLDPHAQDQVILYMALAEGRSCVRAGEVTLHTRTAIYICETIAKVKFNIQQEGEQNLIECTGLGFLNKFILGD, from the exons ATGTCCCGAACATTAGATATAGATGGAAGTGTATTAGAAGGG gGAGGCCAAATCCTACGCATATCAATATCATTGAGTGCTATTCTTGGTATTCCAGTGAGAGTAACCAATATTCGTGCAGGTCGTAGTAAGCCAGGATTAGCTGCACAACATTTAAAAG GTATTCAATTAGTAGCCACAATGTGTCAAGCAAAGATGAAAGGTGCCAATATTGGGTCTACAGAAATTGAATTCACTCCTGGTAAACTCAGAGGAGGACACTATTTGGCCGATACACAGACAGCAGG atCAATAAGTTTGCTACTCCAGGTAGCTCTGCCATGTGCACTGTTTGCAGACTCTGGTGTAACATTAGATTTGAGGGGAGGCACCAATGCAGATATGGCACCACAAATAGATTACATGGAAAGAGTTTTCCGGAATATACTCAAACGATTTAATGCTGATTTCAACATGAATATACTACGGAGGGG ATATTTCCCAAAGGGCGGTGGACACGTACGTGTGAAAATCAATCCAGTCCGAAATATAAGCGGTGTTTGTCTGACAGAAAGAGGTCACATTCTGGAGATTACGGGGACCAGTTTCGTTGCTGGAACTTTACCTATCAAG CTCGCGTATTTGATGGCGGACGGAGCGAAGCGAGAACTCACCTCGGAACACAATGTTAACATACACAGTTACAAGGAGGACAGACACATGGCGCCGGATAACTGCAATGGGATTAT CCTGTCGTGCTCGTCGTCGTCGGGCTGCGCGCTGGGCGCCGCCGCGCTGGGCCGGCGCGGCACGGACGCCGCCGACGTGGGCCGCGCCGCCGCGCACGCGCTGCGCACCACGCTGCGCACCGGCGCCTGCCTCGACCCGCACGCGCAG GACCAGGTGATATTGTACATGGCGCTGGCGGAGGGGCGCTCCTGTGTGCGTGCCGGTGAGGTCACCCTGCACACACGCACAGCCATCTATATCTGCGAGACGATCGCAAAG GTAAAATTTAACATCCAACAGGAAGGCGAACAGAATTTAATCGAATGCACCGGACTAGGATtccttaataaattcattttaggCGACTAA
- the LOC126775174 gene encoding uncharacterized protein LOC126775174 isoform X1, giving the protein MQRKQGFPIANCSIKMPDSSNVPMEGILEEEEPLQRRQQLINFGHAQWGFNNWNWSVTKQDLDFVELSNGKYTAGVVAFVSVKVKTLDIHRENIGYATSLAPNKGAAIHRARKCAVTNALRETLLSFGGTVATELVELLDARRPEPAEPPGESNANALNRLAEPRNSPQAGARKEPAPPCVAVKSASIPPVAKAHPMPANLPPAANRAPPANAPRPPPPPPAAAPVPAPPRPGSNVSFVLQPVPCAPLFGAPPRLAPPAGPPMFPNYYELAGPWHFAYEPLERAPANVNLNFPPRNVLVGRECKAREDHFAPTPQGCWIKPTIFYDGFWTEQKVKRWVAEQVEKQFPEDAHKTSSPGPPASKP; this is encoded by the exons ATGCAGAGAAAACAAGGCTTTCCTATTGCGAATTGCAGCATAAAAatg cCGGACAGCAGCAACGTGCCTATGGAGGGAATCCTGGAAGAGGAGGAGCCATTGCAAAGGCGACAACAGCTTATTAATTTTGGCCATGCACAGTGGGGCTTCAACAACTGGAACTGGTCTGTTACTAAGCAGGACTTAG ACTTTGTGGAGTTGTCAAATGGCAAATACACAGCCGGGGTAGTCGCATTTGTGTCGGTCAAAGTGAAGACCCTCGACATACACAGGGAAAACATTGGCTATGCAACCTCTCTAGCACCAAACAAAGGAGCCGCCATCCACAGGGCCAGGAAG TGCGCCGTCACCAACGCGCTCCGCGAGACACTGCTGTCGTTCGGCGGCACCGTCGCGACCGAGCTCGTCGAGCTGCTCGACGCGCGCCGGCCGGAGCCCGCCGAGCCGCCCGGCGAGAGCAACGCCAACGCGCTCAACAGGCTCGCCGAGCCGCGCAACTCGCCCCAGGCCGGCGCGCGCAAGGAGCCCGCGCCGCCCTGCGTGGCCGTGAAGAGCGCCAGCATCCCGCCCGTGGCCAAGGCGCACCCGATGCCCGCCAACCTGCCGCCGGCCGCCAaccgcgcgccgcccgccaaCGCGCCGCGGCCGCCGCCCCCGCCCCCCGCGGCCGCGCCCGTCCCCGCGCCCCCCCGGCCCGGCTCCAACGTAAGTTTCGTGCTGCAGCCGGTGCCGTGCGCGCCGCTGTTCGGCGCCCCGCCGCGCCTGGCGCCGCCGGCCGGCCCGCCGATGTTCCCCAACTACTACGAGCTGGCGGGCCCGTGGCACTTCGCGTACGAGCCGCTGGAGCGCGCACCGGCCAACGTCAACCTGAACTTCCCGCCGCGCAACGTGCTGGTGGGGCGCGAGTGCAAGGCGCGCGAGGACCACTTCGCGCCGACCCCGCAGGGCTGCTGGATCAAGCCGACCATCTTCTACGACGGCTTCTGGACGGAGCAGAAGGTGAAGAGGTGGGTCGCGGAGCAGGTCGAAAAGCAGTTCCCGGAGGACGCGCACAAGACTTCGTCGCCGGGCCCGCCGGCCTCCAAGCCGTGA
- the LOC126775174 gene encoding DNA repair protein RAD52 homolog isoform X3, producing the protein MQRKQGFPIANCSIKMPDSSNVPMEGILEEEEPLQRRQQLINFGHAQWGFNNWNWSVTKQDLDFVELSNGKYTAGVVAFVSVKVKTLDIHRENIGYATSLAPNKGAAIHRARKCAVTNALRETLLSFGGTVATELVELLDARRPEPAEPPGESNANALNRLAEPRNSPQAGARKEPAPPCVAVKSASIPPVAKAHPMPANLPPAANRAPPANAPRPPPPPPAAAPVPAPPRPGSNVKSEALTEEEVRAERKRRQKLAQEEFRLKHLLKQKDTDENQDINKNCSLDTLLMAIPSQEIVVEGTEKIVNGKRKSPMSDGSNKRRNFLNTLTNT; encoded by the exons ATGCAGAGAAAACAAGGCTTTCCTATTGCGAATTGCAGCATAAAAatg cCGGACAGCAGCAACGTGCCTATGGAGGGAATCCTGGAAGAGGAGGAGCCATTGCAAAGGCGACAACAGCTTATTAATTTTGGCCATGCACAGTGGGGCTTCAACAACTGGAACTGGTCTGTTACTAAGCAGGACTTAG ACTTTGTGGAGTTGTCAAATGGCAAATACACAGCCGGGGTAGTCGCATTTGTGTCGGTCAAAGTGAAGACCCTCGACATACACAGGGAAAACATTGGCTATGCAACCTCTCTAGCACCAAACAAAGGAGCCGCCATCCACAGGGCCAGGAAG TGCGCCGTCACCAACGCGCTCCGCGAGACACTGCTGTCGTTCGGCGGCACCGTCGCGACCGAGCTCGTCGAGCTGCTCGACGCGCGCCGGCCGGAGCCCGCCGAGCCGCCCGGCGAGAGCAACGCCAACGCGCTCAACAGGCTCGCCGAGCCGCGCAACTCGCCCCAGGCCGGCGCGCGCAAGGAGCCCGCGCCGCCCTGCGTGGCCGTGAAGAGCGCCAGCATCCCGCCCGTGGCCAAGGCGCACCCGATGCCCGCCAACCTGCCGCCGGCCGCCAaccgcgcgccgcccgccaaCGCGCCGCGGCCGCCGCCCCCGCCCCCCGCGGCCGCGCCCGTCCCCGCGCCCCCCCGGCCCGGCTCCAAC GTGAAATCGGAGGCACTCACGGAAGAGGAGGTTCGCGCTGAACGAAAGCGACGACAAAAGTTAGCTCAGGAGGAATTCCGCTTAAAGCATTTGTTGAAGCAGAAAGACACCG ATGAAAATCaagatatcaataaaaattgCAGTCTCGATACTTTATTGATGGCAATACCGAGTCAAGAAATCGTGGTAGAGGGGACTGAGAAAATTGTAAACGGAAAAAGAAAATCACCCATGTCCGATGGCAGCAACAAACGTcgaaattttttaaatactcttACTAATACATAA
- the LOC126775174 gene encoding DNA repair protein RAD52 homolog isoform X2 — MQRKQGFPIANCSIKMPDSSNVPMEGILEEEEPLQRRQQLINFGHAQWGFNNWNWSVTKQDLDFVELSNGKYTAGVVAFVSVKVKTLDIHRENIGYATSLAPNKGAAIHRARKCAVTNALRETLLSFGGTVATELVELLDARRPEPAEPPGESNANALNRLAEPRNSPQAGARKEPAPPCVAVKSASIPPVAKAHPMPANLPPAANRAPPANAPRPPPPPPAAAPVPAPPRPGSNEVKSEALTEEEVRAERKRRQKLAQEEFRLKHLLKQKDTDENQDINKNCSLDTLLMAIPSQEIVVEGTEKIVNGKRKSPMSDGSNKRRNFLNTLTNT; from the exons ATGCAGAGAAAACAAGGCTTTCCTATTGCGAATTGCAGCATAAAAatg cCGGACAGCAGCAACGTGCCTATGGAGGGAATCCTGGAAGAGGAGGAGCCATTGCAAAGGCGACAACAGCTTATTAATTTTGGCCATGCACAGTGGGGCTTCAACAACTGGAACTGGTCTGTTACTAAGCAGGACTTAG ACTTTGTGGAGTTGTCAAATGGCAAATACACAGCCGGGGTAGTCGCATTTGTGTCGGTCAAAGTGAAGACCCTCGACATACACAGGGAAAACATTGGCTATGCAACCTCTCTAGCACCAAACAAAGGAGCCGCCATCCACAGGGCCAGGAAG TGCGCCGTCACCAACGCGCTCCGCGAGACACTGCTGTCGTTCGGCGGCACCGTCGCGACCGAGCTCGTCGAGCTGCTCGACGCGCGCCGGCCGGAGCCCGCCGAGCCGCCCGGCGAGAGCAACGCCAACGCGCTCAACAGGCTCGCCGAGCCGCGCAACTCGCCCCAGGCCGGCGCGCGCAAGGAGCCCGCGCCGCCCTGCGTGGCCGTGAAGAGCGCCAGCATCCCGCCCGTGGCCAAGGCGCACCCGATGCCCGCCAACCTGCCGCCGGCCGCCAaccgcgcgccgcccgccaaCGCGCCGCGGCCGCCGCCCCCGCCCCCCGCGGCCGCGCCCGTCCCCGCGCCCCCCCGGCCCGGCTCCAAC GAGGTGAAATCGGAGGCACTCACGGAAGAGGAGGTTCGCGCTGAACGAAAGCGACGACAAAAGTTAGCTCAGGAGGAATTCCGCTTAAAGCATTTGTTGAAGCAGAAAGACACCG ATGAAAATCaagatatcaataaaaattgCAGTCTCGATACTTTATTGATGGCAATACCGAGTCAAGAAATCGTGGTAGAGGGGACTGAGAAAATTGTAAACGGAAAAAGAAAATCACCCATGTCCGATGGCAGCAACAAACGTcgaaattttttaaatactcttACTAATACATAA